In one window of Scyliorhinus canicula chromosome 17, sScyCan1.1, whole genome shotgun sequence DNA:
- the LOC119952171 gene encoding zinc finger protein 235-like, with the protein MEKPWKCGDCGKGFRCPSVLEIHRRSHTGERPFSCSQCEITFTQLSHLRRHQRVHTGQTPFTCSQCGKGFTQLADLWTHQRVHTGERPFTCSQCDKGFIQLSHLRTHQRVHTGERPFICSQCGKGFSRFATLQTHQRVHTGEKPFTCSQCGKGFSDSSNLQRHQRVHIGERPFTCPQCGKGFTQLSSLQTHQRIHTGERPFTCPQCGIGFTQLSNLRTHQRVHTGERPFICSQCEKGFSNSSHLRTHQRVHTGERPFTCSQCEKRFTQLDHLQTHQRVHTGERPFICSQCGKGFSHFATLQTHQRVHTGEKPFTCSQCGKGFSDSSNLQTHQRVHSGERPFTCPQCGKGFTQLSSLQTHQRIHTGERPFTCSKCGKGFCDSSTLLRHQQVHK; encoded by the coding sequence atggagaaaccctggaaatgtggggactgtggaaagggattcagatGCCCGTCTGTGCTGGAGATTCatcggcgcagtcacactggggagaggccgttcagctgcTCGCAGTGTGAAATTACATTCACTCAATTATCccacctgcggagacaccagcgagttcacactgggcagacgccattcacctgctctcagtgtgggaagggattcactcagttagctGATTtgtggacacaccagcgagttcacactggggagagaccattcacctgctctcagtgtgataagggattcattcagttatcccacctgaggacacaccagcgagttcacactggggaaaggccgttcatctgctctcagtgtgggaagggattcagtcgttttgccaccctgcagacacatcagcgagttcacactggggagaagccatttacctgctcgcagtgtgggaaaggattcagtgattcatccaacctgcagagacatcagcgagttcacattggggagaggccgttcacctgccctcagtgtgggaagggattcactcaattgtccagcctgcagacacaccagcgaattcacactggggagaggcctttcacctgccctcagtgtgggataggattcactcaattatccaacctgcggacacaccagcgagttcacactggggaaaggccgttcatctgctctcagtgtgagaagggattcagtaaTTCCTCCCActtgcggacacaccagcgagttcacactggggagaggccgttcacctgctctcagtgtgaaaagagattcactcagttagaccacctgcagacacaccagcgagttcacactggggaaaggccgttcatctgctctcagtgtgggaagggattcagtcattttgccaccctgcagacacatcagcgagttcatactggggagaagccatttacctgctcgcagtgtgggaaaggattcagtgattcatccaacctgcagacacatcagcgagttcactctggggagaggcctttcacctgccctcagtgtgggaagggattcactcaattgtccagcctgcagacacaccagcgaattcacactggggagaggccgttcacctgctccaagtgtgggaaaggattttgtgattcatccaccctgctgagacaccaacaagttcacaagtga